The Anastrepha ludens isolate Willacy chromosome 2, idAnaLude1.1, whole genome shotgun sequence genome contains a region encoding:
- the LOC128855722 gene encoding elongation of very long chain fatty acids protein 7, with the protein MATYIKIFNERISGLSKGVDATVDSWFLMSSPVPVVSIVGLYLLFVLKIGPAYMRDRKPYDLKKVMVAYNAFQVCFSIWLCRTSINESNVAASILSKKCEIVRNREQNLMLYSGAWYYFFSKIIDLLDTTFFVLRKKQKQVSFLHVYHHTITALFSWGYLKYAPGEQGVIIGILNSGVHIIMYFYYMVAAMGPQYQKYLWWKKYMTSIQLIQFILILGYMIMVAAKGCNMPRALTFFFVGNTIIFLYLFGDFYRKTYNTRKAAAVAAANGRANGHANGYAKAYANGHANGSIAGRALLAAAGGMGCKPNSLLAHGDEMKRLIDVNNNHVKLAKGE; encoded by the exons ATGGCGacctatataaaaattttcaatgagCGCATTTCCGGTCTCTCAAAGGGTGTTG ATGCGACGGTGGATAGCTGGTTTTTGATGAGCTCACCCGTTCCGGTTGTCTCCATCGTGGGACTCTATCTGCTTTTTGTACTCAAAATCGGACCCGCGTATATGCGAGATCGCAAGCCGTATGATTTGAAGAAAGTTATGGTGGCCTACAATGCATTTCAAGTTTGCTTTTCCATTTGGTTATGTCGCACG TCTATCAACGAAAGTAATGTAGCCGCCTCGATTCTCTCGAAAAAATGCGAAATTGTACGCAACCGTGAGCAGAATTTGATGCTTTACTCGGGCGCTTGGTATTATTTCTTCTCGAAGATTATTGATCTATTGGATACCACCTTCTTTGTGTTGCgtaaaaagcaaaagcaagtCTCGTTTTTACATGTCTATCATCACACCATAACCGCGCTCTTCTCCTGGGGATATCTGAAGTATGCGCCTG GCGAACAAGGCGTCATTATTGGCATTCTCAACTCTGGCGTACACATCATCATGTATTTCTATTACATGGTTGCCGCCATGGGTCCGCAATACCAGAAGTACCTGTGGTGGAAGAAGTACATGACCAGCATCCAACTCATCCAATTCATACTCATTTTGGGCTATATGATTATGGTTGCCGCCAAGGGTTGCAACATGCCACGAGCGCTCACTTTCTTCTTCGTCGGCAATACGATAATCTTCTTGTACTTGTTCGGCGATTTCTACCGCAAGACCTACAATACGCGAAAGGCGGcagctgtagctgcagctaatGGCCGTGCAAATGGTCATGCCAATGGCTATGCCAAGGCTTATGCAAATGGACATGCGAATGGTTCAATAGCTGGTCGCGCATTGCTGGCGGCTGCTGGGGGTATGGGTTGCAAGCCGAATTCGTTGCTGGCTCATGGGGATGAAATGAAACGTTTGATCGATGTGAATAACAATCACGTCAAGCTGGCGAAGGGCGAATGA